taaaaaataattaccccCGTCGCAGCCACATTTCAGACCCGAAACAAATAGGAATAATAATTCTGTCGTTACAGCTTCAAAGTTTGAACAACCCTCAACTTTCCTCCTTTCCTTTCCCACCACAACTCAGTAATGGCGGACAATGATTTATCTTCACCTCTCCTCCAATCTCCACGTGCAGATCATGCCCAAGTTGTTATCGCCGTCGATGATGATTCGGTTACCGAACCATCGGAAAAACTTCAACCCTTCACCATCAAGCACAATCACAATCACAACCACAACCACAACCACAACGACAGCAACCTTTTTTCTAACTATCAATCAGATAATAATTCTGTCAACCCTTTTGAGTTTATTGGCTCTGACGGGTTTTCTGTATCGGATCCGTCCACTTTGAATCCGTTTCGAAACGACACGCCGGAGATTGATGGCGTTTATGAGGTTTTAAAGATTGTCTTGTGTTTGCCAATTGTTTTGCTTAGACTTGTGTTGTTTGGGTTGTCTTTGTTGGTGGGTTATTTAGCTACGAAGTTGGCGTTGGAGGGTTGGAAAGACAAGCAAAACCCTATGCCCTTGTGGAGGTCTCGTGTCATGTGGGTCACTAGGTTTTGTGCCCGATTTATTCTCTTCTCTTTTGGGTATGctggtttttaatttttgattttataatctcaaaatattatattaggtttttGGTTTCTATAGAGCCTTCTTCCTCGGAATGGGAATGGATTTgggtttttgttaatttgtgttTTAATGCTTGCAGTTATCAATGGATAAGACGCAAAGGAAAGCCTGCTTCAAGGGAGATTGCTCCTATTGTTGTATCTAATCATGTATCATATATTGAACCAATCttctatttttatgaattttgccCTACCATTGTCGCCTCAGAGTCACATGACTCCATGCCCTTTGTTGGAACTATTATCAGAGCAATGCAGGTAAATTTAAGAGTTTTACTTATGATAGATTTAGTTGTATTAACTCTTTTTAGTTTTGAACGCTTCCTCTCCCTCCCTTTCAACCTGGGCGGCTCAGCCTTAATTTTAAGTTCACTTTCTCAGgttatatatgtaaataggTTCTCTCAATCATCAAGGAAGAATGCTGTTAAtgaaataaaggtaaaaagtttCTTTAGTATTGTGTTGACATCTTTTATTGCTTTgattgacatttttttcttttctattcattTATTGACGAGCTTTTGTCCCGTCTCCCTTGTTCTAAACTATAAATACCAGTTTGTGAACTCTCTATAATCATATGTGTGCACTAATTTTATTTAAGGTTGCTGAGTCTATATTTTGTAGTCATTATTCTATGTCAACGGTTGCTCATTGTTGAgccaaaaaatcaatttgatgaaGTTTTACCTTGTCTAATGGTATTGATTTTTGTGCATTAACTTTATTAAGACTTATTGAAAAAATGAGTGTAATCACATACAATTAGGTATCCACAAagagctatatatatatatatatatatatatatagttaactTCATGAAACTAAATTGGAATAATTATTGTCAATTTATAAGCTATTTGATACAGAAATGTGCTTTCAAGGATCTGAATACAGAGAAAGGCTTCATGCAATAGATTTCCTCATGTGCTTTTATTTCCTGAGGGGACCACAACAAATGGGAAGGCTTTAATTTCATTTCAACTTGGTGCATTTATCCCTTGTTTTCCTATTCAACCAGTTATTGTTCGCTATCCCCATGTACACTTTGACCAGTCTTGGTATGATCCTGTTTCATTTTCTGGTGGAAGTTTCTTTAGTATCTACCTTACCACCTTGTTTATTTGCTATGCCATTTTTCTCAGGGGGGATATATCCTTGGCAAAGCTCATGTTTAGAATGTTCACGCAGTTTCACAATTTCATGGAGGTATATGCTTTTGCCtgcttatttaatttgaatttatggttaCTGTCtactttataaatttatgtatggTTCTATTCCTTTACATTTATCTTAATTTGAACAGATTGAATACCTTCCTGTTGTTCATCCAAAtgaaaacattaaagaaaatgCCTTTCATTTTGCTGAGAGGGTGAGTATTTGCTTGTAATAGATTTGTATCTGGATAAAAATGTGTACGTTTTATCTCTTTGttgatttcatttatattaGGAAGTTGAGGTTAATAGTTTCTTCCTACATCATGTGTTTTCCATTGCAAACTACTTGTGTCCTGTTTTGATTTGTATTGttgattaataaatttcttcaaatttggaTGTCAACAGACCAGCCATGCTATGACATCTGCTCTCAATGTTGTACAAACATCTCATTCATTTGGAGACTTAATGCTTCTCGACAAAGCATCTCAATCAACACATGTATGCATCCTTCTAGACATATACTTCTGTAGTTCTGTCAAATATAGAGTTTGCTTTGTTTTCAGAGCTATCTGGCAATGTTATTAGTTTTCTACTGATATTTCTTAATCATAATATTTGCAGAGGAATTCCTCAATTTATATGGTTGAAATGGCTAGGGTTGAATCAGTAAGTCCTTACCCTTAAATGCATTATTTTGAAACGTTTTCTTTACAGAtttagaagggaaaaaaaaggccttgaaataaatttatatgttgatcAAATATGCAGTGAGTTTGACTCTCATAATTTCGTTTTAACAGAAACATGATCCAGATATCTTGTTTTTCAGTTATTTCATATAAGCAGCTTGGAAGCTGTGGACCTTCTGGATAAGTTTCTGTCTATGAATCCAGACAGCAGGtagtattgaattttttattttattgtgatGAGGAAATCTGGTGCTCTTTTTGCTTTTGAGTGAAATGGCAATGACATCTATAGTTTTCGGTTGTGAATAATCTCTTCTTTTGGCTGATAAGGATGAACCTGTATTAAGTAATTTGGCTGTACTAAGTAATGATAAGGGCAAGTTTTTCACAGTTTCCGTTTGTGTTGTATTCATTGGGTATTACAAGCAACTCTGCTTCTATTCCACACTCAATCTAACTTCTGATGGAAATATGTGCTACCTTTCGATGGAAGCCCATTAAGCTTTTTATAGTTATCTTTAGCCTTTTTCTGTCATTTGATGTTTTTTAAAGTTGCTGTCCAAGATAATGAAGCATGTTTCATGCCCATTTTTGCAAATACAGACTCATGTATCTCACTGTTTAATTCTTTCTTCAGTGGTCATGTTGGACTTCTAGACTTCTTGAGAGTTCTGCGACTCAAGTCTTGTAAACTTTCTCACAAGGTATGTGGCATGCAATTATAGTCTCTTCTATGGTTGCTAAAATGTGTGTTCTTGCTTTTTTAGTACTCTAGAGTGAAAAATGTCCAACGTGAGTTATACATGCGATTATGAGTACAGTTATAATAAGTTGGCATATCCTTCATATGTATAATAAGTTGCATCAGGATATGAAATGTTGTTCTGGGAGGTGTGAACTGTTCTCTGTATTTATGCTGGAGATTTTGAACAGAATTTGCTACCGTTCTGTTGATATCTATATTCAAAGTAGTAGAATCATGTTTTCTGGAATTAATGTTTCTATCCACTGTTCTTTTTCACATCCTGTGGCCTAAACTTTTAGTTGAATTTTATATGCTTTGCAATTATAAATGTGGATACACATACTGAAGTTGATGCATAATACCTGAGAGTTCAATCCCATATTTTTTGTACAGGTGTCAGATTCTAGCATAGAACCAATCTGCTTAACATTAAACCTAATGGAccaaaaagtgtatatatatatatatatatatatatatattcaataaaactatgcgtataCACTTTTGGATGGATAGacgatgtatcatcatatgattgaatgattttaaattaaaaataaagtaatacccaattacccaaattatgtaccaaaagtgtgtgcatataatattgtttttatttatatatatatatatatatgggttgattcataattttgtggCATAAATAATCTATTGGTTAACACTTCtatataatagaaaaagttGCATTTACAACAGTGATTTGTTATGCATCATCTTTTAACGCTTTCTCTTATTGCAATGGATTTCAGATATTTGGATTCATTGATGTAGATAAGAATGGATCAATCACATTTAAGCAGGTAACTGCTGCCACCCTTCTTCTGTTTTGTGTTTATGGATTTGCTCCAAACTTTGTCAACTTCTAAACTATATCTTTTCATGAGAATGAAGATATGCATCAAAGTTTGAGAACCATCATACTATAGATATCTCCCATGCACAAGCACTACTTATATGTCCCTACACATGTTCATATCTTTGGTgttgatttattttgtatttcaaCCAAAGGCCACTTTTGTTGCGAATTCTTTCTTCATATATGTCCCACTTCATACTATTTTATTTCTGTCACAGTTCCTATATGC
This sequence is a window from Mangifera indica cultivar Alphonso chromosome 5, CATAS_Mindica_2.1, whole genome shotgun sequence. Protein-coding genes within it:
- the LOC123215240 gene encoding lysophospholipid acyltransferase LPEAT2-like, whose amino-acid sequence is MADNDLSSPLLQSPRADHAQVVIAVDDDSVTEPSEKLQPFTIKHNHNHNHNHNHNDSNLFSNYQSDNNSVNPFEFIGSDGFSVSDPSTLNPFRNDTPEIDGVYEVLKIVLCLPIVLLRLVLFGLSLLVGYLATKLALEGWKDKQNPMPLWRSRVMWVTRFCARFILFSFGYQWIRRKGKPASREIAPIVVSNHVSYIEPIFYFYEFCPTIVASESHDSMPFVGTIIRAMQVIYVNRFSQSSRKNAVNEIKRKASCNRFPHVLLFPEGTTTNGKALISFQLGAFIPCFPIQPVIVRYPHVHFDQSWGDISLAKLMFRMFTQFHNFMEIEYLPVVHPNENIKENAFHFAERTSHAMTSALNVVQTSHSFGDLMLLDKASQSTHRNSSIYMVEMARVESLFHISSLEAVDLLDKFLSMNPDSSGHVGLLDFLRVLRLKSCKLSHKIFGFIDVDKNGSITFKQFLYASAHVMKLPLFRKACELAFAECDTEGSGYISEHELGLTIRPAIPDLNDHEIHGLFSLFDSNGDGKVSKDEFVSCLRRNPLLIAVFSSTLLHKDLTGADNRMVEIV